The Thermococcus thermotolerans genome contains a region encoding:
- a CDS encoding NDP-sugar synthase, with product MKAVILAGGKGTRLLPLTVYRPKPMIPFFNRPLMEYAVQSLVNAGVDEIYVLVGYLKERIMDYFGDGSQWGVQIHYSNRDNVKLGTAGATKKVVKEIDETFFVVSSDVLTNLNLKALYEYHRKKKALATIALSRVDDPSQYGIAIINEDGRIIRFKEKPRPEEAFSNLVNAGIYVFEPEAFDLVPKGKNFDFSKDLFPRMLENDLALYGFPFNEYWNDVGRPSSYLQATEDVFLGRLLLPGLRTESLKGNLEHGGALITGRRCILRRPEVRGFAVLGDDVEIGRNVKIERSVIFSGAVIEEGAEIKEAIIGENVRVGKGVLIQPGSVIGDNTLIEDFSKIGSNVKIWVESRIGKESIILPD from the coding sequence ATGAAGGCAGTGATCCTGGCCGGAGGCAAGGGCACAAGGTTATTACCGCTGACAGTCTACAGACCAAAGCCCATGATACCCTTCTTCAACAGACCGCTGATGGAATATGCCGTTCAAAGTCTTGTAAACGCCGGCGTTGACGAGATATATGTCCTCGTCGGATACCTCAAGGAGCGCATAATGGACTACTTCGGAGACGGAAGCCAGTGGGGGGTACAAATACACTACTCCAACAGGGACAACGTGAAGCTTGGAACAGCGGGAGCCACAAAGAAGGTCGTTAAGGAAATCGATGAAACGTTCTTCGTCGTCTCAAGCGATGTGCTGACCAACCTCAACCTTAAGGCCCTGTACGAGTACCACCGCAAAAAGAAGGCCCTCGCAACCATAGCCCTCTCCAGGGTGGATGACCCCAGCCAGTACGGCATTGCAATAATCAACGAGGACGGGAGGATAATCCGATTCAAGGAAAAGCCGAGGCCAGAGGAGGCGTTCAGCAACCTCGTTAACGCAGGAATCTACGTCTTCGAACCGGAGGCCTTTGACCTCGTTCCCAAGGGGAAGAACTTCGACTTCTCCAAGGACCTCTTTCCGAGGATGCTTGAAAACGACCTGGCCCTCTATGGGTTCCCGTTCAATGAGTACTGGAACGACGTTGGAAGGCCATCGAGCTACCTTCAGGCCACTGAAGATGTTTTTCTCGGCAGACTGCTCCTTCCCGGCCTCAGAACCGAGAGCCTCAAGGGCAACCTTGAGCACGGCGGTGCCCTCATAACGGGCAGGAGATGCATACTGAGGCGGCCGGAGGTGAGGGGCTTTGCCGTGCTGGGAGACGACGTGGAAATCGGCAGAAACGTTAAAATAGAGCGTTCGGTGATATTTTCAGGGGCCGTCATAGAGGAGGGCGCCGAGATTAAGGAGGCTATAATAGGAGAGAACGTCCGCGTGGGCAAGGGTGTCCTTATACAGCCCGGCAGCGTTATAGGCGACAACACGCTCATCGAGGACTTCAGCAAGATAGGCTCCAACGTCAAGATTTGGGTGGAGTCGAGGATTGGTAAGGAAAGTATAATACTCCCGGACTGA
- a CDS encoding phosphohexomutase domain-containing protein — translation MEVYYSQRFNPEELALLGRAIGTISHGTIIVGRDGRAISRYGKRAMVVGIVSTGSTIMDVRLIPLIALKDFAHRKGLPLAYVYYYGGVRVYVSGIDSDEIGAIMESKSFIEAQPNDIGATVYYPNALDDFLHEVFKYYNFRVEGKALVDAMNTPAVLFFPRMSDHFGFEVELINDMMTSYLPPKPKEVFMHKLQKGEYDFGLRFRPEGIVEFYKDGEELEFGSMWKLLDHMRKNL, via the coding sequence GTGGAAGTGTACTACTCCCAGAGGTTCAACCCCGAGGAACTCGCCCTTCTCGGAAGGGCCATAGGGACGATATCCCACGGCACGATAATAGTCGGAAGGGACGGCAGGGCAATATCCAGGTACGGAAAGCGGGCCATGGTGGTTGGAATCGTCAGCACAGGCTCGACCATAATGGACGTCCGCCTTATTCCGCTGATAGCCCTGAAGGACTTTGCCCACAGAAAGGGGCTTCCGCTGGCTTACGTCTACTATTACGGCGGTGTCCGCGTTTATGTCAGCGGCATTGACAGCGACGAGATAGGGGCCATAATGGAGAGCAAAAGCTTCATCGAGGCCCAGCCGAACGACATCGGGGCTACCGTGTACTATCCAAATGCCCTGGATGACTTCCTCCACGAGGTCTTCAAGTACTACAACTTCAGGGTGGAGGGCAAAGCCCTGGTTGATGCCATGAACACTCCCGCCGTGCTGTTCTTCCCACGCATGAGCGACCACTTCGGCTTTGAGGTCGAGCTGATAAACGACATGATGACGAGCTACCTTCCGCCGAAGCCCAAGGAGGTCTTCATGCACAAGCTCCAAAAGGGCGAATACGACTTTGGATTGCGCTTTAGGCCGGAGGGCATCGTGGAGTTCTACAAAGACGGTGAGGAGCTCGAATTCGGCAGCATGTGGAAGCTCCTCGACCACATGAGGAAAAACCTTTGA
- the tmk gene encoding dTMP kinase — protein MGAFIVMEGIDGAGKSTQAKLLAKWFEEKGYDVILTKEPTDTAFGKLIRKLVLTGGREGIIDGARISHEAEALLFAADRAEHVSKLIKPAVEAGKVVISDRYFYSSLAYQWARGLDLEWLIDLNRFAIRPDLVILLDLPVKESMKRINGRSIKTEFDKIAELQKKVRENYLKLAERFPEIRIVNALASVEDIHNDIVALVEHELFKR, from the coding sequence GTGGGAGCATTTATAGTCATGGAAGGCATCGATGGCGCAGGTAAATCAACCCAGGCAAAACTTCTGGCAAAGTGGTTTGAGGAAAAAGGCTATGATGTAATTCTAACCAAAGAGCCAACGGATACTGCATTTGGAAAACTGATAAGGAAGCTGGTTCTCACCGGAGGACGTGAGGGTATAATCGACGGCGCCAGGATAAGTCACGAGGCCGAGGCGCTTCTCTTCGCCGCCGACAGGGCGGAGCACGTAAGCAAACTGATAAAACCCGCCGTTGAGGCGGGAAAGGTGGTAATATCAGACCGCTACTTCTACTCGTCCCTCGCCTACCAGTGGGCAAGGGGACTCGACCTTGAGTGGTTAATCGACCTGAACCGCTTCGCGATACGGCCAGACCTTGTAATCCTCCTCGATCTGCCCGTCAAGGAGAGCATGAAACGCATCAACGGGCGGAGCATAAAGACCGAGTTCGACAAGATAGCGGAGCTTCAGAAAAAGGTGCGCGAGAACTACCTCAAGTTAGCCGAGCGCTTCCCAGAGATCAGGATAGTGAACGCCCTCGCGAGCGTTGAGGACATCCACAACGACATAGTGGCGCTGGTTGAGCACGAGCTCTTCAAGAGGTAA
- a CDS encoding ABC transporter ATP-binding protein, translating into MKALEIRKLKKSYGDFLALKGIDLEVEEGEVFALLGPNGAGKTTLIRILAEGLGYDSGEILVFGKPLSKRTARLIGYAPQESVAYDLLTVEENLRFYADLYDAPRERVRKLISEFSLPAKKKARELSGGFKRRLNLAIALLYEPKLLILDEPSAGLDVPSRRELWNLIRRLREEGRTILLATHYMEEAEALADRVAIMNEGNVIAVGTPDELKSLAGEGSVIHVEGILKGTELVKKEFPRTIEREGTLRIGVEESKTALPKIVELLVEAGSEIRTIRVEEPTLEDVFLKLTGRGLE; encoded by the coding sequence ATGAAGGCCCTTGAGATTAGAAAACTGAAAAAGAGCTACGGGGATTTTCTGGCACTGAAGGGGATAGACCTTGAGGTTGAAGAGGGCGAGGTTTTCGCACTCCTCGGGCCCAACGGTGCCGGAAAGACGACGCTCATAAGGATTCTGGCCGAGGGATTGGGCTACGACTCCGGTGAGATACTGGTCTTCGGAAAACCTCTATCAAAGAGAACCGCGAGACTGATCGGCTACGCCCCCCAGGAGAGCGTCGCCTACGACCTCCTAACTGTGGAGGAGAACCTGCGATTCTACGCCGACCTCTACGACGCACCGAGAGAACGGGTGAGGAAGCTCATTTCGGAGTTTTCTCTGCCCGCAAAGAAGAAAGCCAGGGAACTGAGCGGCGGCTTTAAGAGACGCCTGAATCTGGCGATAGCGCTCCTCTACGAACCGAAGCTCTTAATTCTCGACGAGCCTTCAGCCGGGCTAGACGTGCCGTCGAGGAGGGAGCTCTGGAACCTTATAAGAAGGCTCCGAGAGGAAGGGCGAACGATACTCCTGGCGACCCACTACATGGAGGAGGCAGAGGCACTGGCAGACAGAGTGGCGATAATGAACGAAGGGAACGTGATAGCCGTCGGAACCCCGGACGAGCTGAAATCGCTCGCTGGAGAGGGGAGCGTGATACACGTTGAAGGCATTCTGAAGGGCACCGAACTCGTGAAAAAGGAGTTTCCAAGGACAATAGAGCGTGAGGGCACGCTCAGGATTGGCGTGGAAGAATCAAAGACCGCCCTGCCCAAGATCGTCGAACTGCTAGTCGAAGCGGGAAGCGAAATAAGGACGATAAGGGTTGAAGAGCCGACCCTTGAGGACGTTTTCCTGAAGCTCACGGGGAGGGGACTGGAATGA
- a CDS encoding ABC transporter permease: protein MKARAIKAIIGKDLRETRREKMALFWIFVFPLMWITLLGGIWGGHNPPITVDVGVVYFNESTPFTAADVVNVMENVTMDGVHVFNIEKYPNESAGVDAVRNGRIDVLLVFPKGFGENVSSGLQAKVYAYFDRSDPQNYQIVSGVIKGFFSEFEKEMAKRRLNITLSYMEKYVPANIAGNFTIEDFRGYLIGLTNPLELEEREVRGEAPSAIQFYVTSFIGIQFLFATMLMIGSGTLEEIEHGTLRRISASPATAWDFLAGKMLSTFIVITVSILIGIVYAKIVFGETVFPSALGWLIIFLAAVFSMSLGLAIAMGTRSIKATNAIVNLISMPLLFLAGIVIPASILPGWAKPIANYFPLGTALKSLRLLELYHRPASEILPGLVWLAASAFGMLLMAVVLYNWAIKRLK, encoded by the coding sequence ATGAAGGCGAGAGCAATCAAGGCCATAATCGGCAAGGACTTGAGAGAAACCAGAAGGGAAAAAATGGCCCTCTTCTGGATATTCGTCTTTCCGCTCATGTGGATCACCCTGCTCGGAGGCATCTGGGGTGGTCACAACCCGCCGATAACCGTTGACGTCGGCGTCGTCTACTTCAACGAGAGCACCCCCTTCACAGCGGCGGACGTCGTTAACGTCATGGAAAACGTGACAATGGATGGTGTCCACGTTTTTAACATCGAAAAGTATCCCAACGAGAGCGCTGGGGTTGACGCGGTTAGAAACGGAAGAATCGATGTTCTCCTGGTCTTTCCAAAGGGCTTCGGAGAGAACGTTTCGAGCGGCCTTCAGGCAAAAGTCTACGCATACTTCGACAGGAGCGACCCCCAGAACTACCAGATAGTGAGCGGCGTCATCAAGGGCTTCTTCTCGGAGTTCGAGAAGGAGATGGCCAAAAGAAGGTTGAACATCACCCTGAGCTACATGGAAAAGTACGTTCCGGCAAACATCGCAGGAAACTTCACCATCGAGGATTTCAGGGGATACCTCATTGGTCTTACGAACCCACTTGAGCTTGAGGAGAGGGAAGTGAGGGGAGAAGCGCCCTCCGCCATTCAGTTCTACGTCACGAGCTTCATCGGGATTCAGTTCCTCTTCGCCACGATGCTTATGATAGGCTCCGGAACGCTTGAAGAGATAGAACACGGGACTTTGAGGCGTATATCTGCCTCACCAGCGACGGCGTGGGATTTCCTGGCCGGAAAGATGCTCTCGACCTTCATCGTCATAACCGTGAGCATACTCATCGGGATAGTTTACGCAAAGATTGTCTTCGGGGAGACGGTCTTTCCAAGCGCCCTGGGCTGGCTCATAATATTCCTCGCGGCGGTCTTCTCAATGAGCCTCGGACTGGCGATAGCCATGGGCACGAGGAGCATAAAGGCCACCAACGCAATAGTCAACCTCATCTCGATGCCCCTGCTTTTCTTGGCAGGAATCGTCATCCCGGCGAGCATACTCCCCGGGTGGGCCAAGCCCATAGCGAACTACTTCCCCCTCGGAACTGCACTGAAGAGCCTCCGCCTGCTGGAGCTCTACCACAGACCTGCAAGTGAAATACTGCCGGGCCTTGTATGGCTGGCCGCGAGTGCCTTTGGAATGCTCCTGATGGCGGTGGTTCTCTACAACTGGGCGATAAAGAGGCTGAAATAA
- a CDS encoding alpha/beta hydrolase: MVWLGVLIFILLAFLAFSAFVAYKMAKPPRFVGNWTPEDFGFDYEDVEFTTEDGLKLSGWWIDRGSDKTVLPLHGYTRSRWDEVYMKDTIEFLLKEGYNVLAFDFRAHGKSEGKYTTVGDRELLDVRAAVAWLRENHPERAQRIALVGFSMGGIVTIRALSELEEVCCGVADSPPIYLDRTGARGLKYFAKLPEWLYTFVKPFTKLFSGAKELNMLEYAERIKKPLLLIAGEGDPLVNVEEVREFYEKNRELNPHSELWITDAPHVRTLKLHPEEWKRKVGEFLGKFLA; encoded by the coding sequence ATGGTATGGCTTGGTGTTTTAATCTTTATTCTTCTGGCTTTCCTGGCCTTTTCAGCTTTTGTTGCCTACAAAATGGCCAAACCACCGCGCTTTGTCGGGAACTGGACGCCTGAAGACTTCGGCTTTGATTACGAGGACGTTGAGTTCACAACCGAGGACGGCCTGAAACTCAGCGGCTGGTGGATAGACAGGGGGAGCGATAAGACCGTTCTTCCGCTCCACGGATACACCCGAAGCAGGTGGGACGAGGTTTACATGAAGGACACAATTGAGTTTCTGCTCAAAGAGGGTTACAACGTTCTGGCCTTTGACTTCAGGGCCCACGGAAAGAGCGAGGGGAAGTACACAACGGTTGGCGACAGGGAACTGCTCGATGTTAGGGCGGCAGTAGCGTGGCTGAGGGAGAACCACCCCGAACGGGCGCAGAGGATCGCACTGGTTGGGTTCTCGATGGGTGGAATCGTTACGATACGTGCACTCTCCGAGCTTGAGGAGGTCTGCTGCGGCGTGGCAGACAGCCCACCAATATATCTTGACAGAACCGGTGCCAGAGGTCTCAAATACTTTGCAAAGCTCCCCGAATGGCTCTACACTTTTGTCAAACCGTTTACAAAGCTCTTTAGTGGGGCGAAGGAGCTCAACATGCTGGAATATGCTGAAAGGATTAAAAAACCCCTCCTTCTAATAGCCGGTGAGGGCGACCCTCTAGTGAATGTCGAGGAGGTAAGAGAGTTCTACGAAAAAAACAGGGAGTTGAATCCCCACTCCGAGCTGTGGATAACCGACGCACCCCATGTAAGAACACTTAAGCTCCATCCGGAGGAGTGGAAGAGAAAAGTTGGGGAGTTCCTGGGGAAGTTTCTGGCGTAG
- a CDS encoding MFS transporter, translating to MERKGFSWGVVLGLALLGFSRSTGWALNKGLSFPLLSSYTGSAFVKGTILAAEGFIGLFIPVLLGYYSDTLKSKHGRRRPFIMAGGLLAGIAALMVYTGYAMGVPLWGFALTLGFFYLSMHLYTAQYRALMPDTIESGQRGKASGVITLLEWAGNLFLFGLAGFLIAKAVAETGENEGIKALAQTPYLKIPFLVTAAFLIGAALFVYFIVKEPEAPEIEEDESLWEYLRSIVENRDFLKFYAAQTLWWMSFEFIAIFLYGILAYILYGSATEENIKAVTSLGLYLMALFNITVLLGALPGGIIYDKLGRRLSIILGGLIFALPQLWGWFIKTQTEIVIALGVAGLGWGVLMAASYPVIGDLLTKFEREAFTGRYYGFFEATRSLPVLLAGIIGGAIVDLAGENYRVLFPIGALLVLLAMPMIWYMRNLDVAKEG from the coding sequence ATGGAACGAAAGGGTTTCAGCTGGGGGGTTGTTCTGGGTCTTGCCCTGCTGGGCTTCAGCAGGAGCACGGGATGGGCTCTCAACAAGGGACTCTCGTTTCCACTGCTCTCAAGCTACACCGGTTCGGCATTTGTAAAGGGAACCATCCTTGCCGCTGAGGGCTTTATTGGCCTTTTCATACCGGTTCTCCTCGGCTATTACAGCGATACACTCAAATCAAAGCACGGGAGAAGAAGGCCATTTATAATGGCGGGTGGCCTTCTGGCAGGAATCGCGGCACTGATGGTATACACCGGCTACGCGATGGGCGTTCCGCTGTGGGGCTTTGCGCTCACCCTTGGCTTCTTCTACCTCTCGATGCACCTCTACACCGCACAGTACCGTGCCCTGATGCCGGATACAATCGAAAGCGGTCAGAGAGGAAAGGCGAGTGGAGTTATCACACTCCTCGAATGGGCGGGCAACCTCTTCCTGTTTGGCCTCGCCGGATTCCTGATAGCGAAGGCCGTGGCTGAAACCGGAGAGAACGAAGGAATAAAGGCGCTGGCACAGACACCCTATCTGAAGATCCCCTTCCTTGTGACCGCGGCCTTTCTCATAGGCGCGGCCCTCTTCGTGTACTTCATCGTCAAGGAGCCAGAAGCCCCTGAGATCGAGGAGGACGAAAGCCTCTGGGAGTACCTCAGGAGCATCGTTGAGAACCGCGATTTTCTCAAGTTCTACGCGGCGCAGACACTCTGGTGGATGAGCTTCGAGTTCATAGCCATATTCCTCTATGGAATCCTGGCCTACATCCTCTACGGCTCCGCGACCGAGGAAAACATCAAAGCGGTAACCTCGCTCGGCCTCTACCTTATGGCGCTCTTCAACATAACGGTCCTCCTCGGTGCCCTTCCGGGAGGTATAATCTACGATAAACTCGGGAGGAGGTTAAGCATAATCCTCGGGGGACTTATATTCGCCCTCCCCCAGCTCTGGGGATGGTTCATAAAGACTCAGACCGAGATAGTGATTGCCCTGGGAGTGGCGGGACTTGGCTGGGGAGTGCTCATGGCCGCCTCATACCCGGTAATCGGTGACCTGCTCACAAAATTCGAGAGGGAAGCCTTTACCGGCAGGTATTACGGCTTCTTTGAGGCCACACGCTCCCTTCCGGTTCTGCTCGCTGGGATCATTGGCGGTGCGATAGTTGACCTCGCAGGGGAGAACTACAGGGTGCTCTTCCCGATCGGGGCCCTGCTCGTCCTCCTGGCAATGCCGATGATATGGTACATGAGGAACCTCGATGTCGCGAAGGAGGGTTGA
- a CDS encoding SLC45 family MFS transporter: MEFKYSRIFLLGFGFFGISIIWALYNAYVPIFLQDTFHLSKTVTGFIMTIDNLFAVLLLPFLGALSDMTRTRLGRRKPYILLGAPSAAIMFALIPVSRMYENLALFMGTIVFMNFFMALFRSPVVAFMPDITPSEKRSQANGIINFMGGLGALLAYFGGKALYDMNYAYPFYFGAAIMLLANLLVVLFVPEPEEYRVPGKKVSIRKLLSETSHKSFGELKENLKDVFASHERSLLAILLAIFLWFIAFNSLETFFTSYAKYYLGIEESTGAFMLGLFSLSFMIFAIPAGFIGARLGRRQTITLGLIVIVAILIAAYLVGEGQKPESSSLTDPVVMTFMGLFFVGGMGWAMVNVNSLPMVVDMTTEEKLGGYTGLYYFFSQAANLVAPPLAGAFLDLIGYRTLIPFSITFFVLSAIAMQFVRRGDIVRRRGDILDYVPDMD; the protein is encoded by the coding sequence TTGGAGTTCAAATATTCGAGAATATTCCTCCTTGGGTTTGGCTTCTTCGGAATAAGTATAATATGGGCGCTCTACAACGCCTACGTGCCGATATTCCTGCAGGACACATTCCATCTCAGCAAAACAGTGACTGGCTTCATAATGACCATCGACAACCTGTTCGCGGTTCTCCTCCTCCCGTTCCTTGGGGCATTAAGCGACATGACGCGAACAAGACTGGGGCGCAGAAAGCCCTACATACTCCTTGGTGCCCCCTCCGCCGCAATAATGTTTGCGCTCATACCGGTTTCAAGGATGTATGAGAACCTTGCCCTCTTCATGGGGACGATAGTCTTTATGAACTTCTTCATGGCACTGTTCCGCTCCCCGGTTGTTGCCTTCATGCCTGACATAACCCCCAGTGAAAAGAGAAGCCAGGCCAACGGGATAATCAACTTTATGGGCGGCCTTGGGGCACTGCTGGCGTACTTCGGCGGCAAGGCCCTCTACGACATGAACTACGCCTACCCGTTCTACTTCGGTGCCGCGATAATGCTCCTCGCCAACCTCCTAGTTGTCCTCTTCGTCCCCGAGCCGGAGGAGTACCGCGTTCCCGGGAAGAAGGTCAGCATCAGGAAGCTCCTGTCGGAGACATCACACAAGAGCTTCGGTGAGCTCAAGGAGAACCTCAAGGATGTATTCGCCAGCCACGAGAGGAGCCTGCTCGCCATACTTTTGGCCATATTCCTCTGGTTCATAGCCTTCAACTCCCTGGAAACCTTCTTCACGAGCTACGCCAAGTACTACCTCGGTATCGAGGAGAGCACCGGCGCGTTCATGCTCGGCCTGTTCTCCCTCAGCTTCATGATATTTGCAATTCCAGCAGGCTTTATCGGGGCAAGGCTTGGCAGGAGACAGACCATAACGCTCGGGCTGATAGTGATAGTTGCCATACTCATAGCGGCCTATCTCGTTGGCGAGGGCCAGAAGCCAGAATCCAGCTCCTTAACGGATCCGGTTGTGATGACCTTCATGGGGCTCTTCTTCGTCGGAGGCATGGGCTGGGCCATGGTGAACGTCAACTCCCTGCCCATGGTAGTTGACATGACCACCGAGGAGAAGCTTGGCGGCTACACAGGGCTCTACTATTTCTTCAGCCAGGCGGCGAACCTCGTTGCACCTCCGCTGGCGGGAGCTTTCCTCGACCTCATCGGCTACAGGACGCTGATACCGTTCTCAATAACCTTCTTCGTACTCTCGGCGATAGCGATGCAGTTCGTCAGGCGTGGGGACATCGTCCGGCGCAGGGGCGACATACTGGACTACGTTCCGGATATGGACTAA
- a CDS encoding glycerophosphodiester phosphodiesterase family protein, whose protein sequence is MDSGEPPILGHRGFRGRLENTLPAFRRALRYADGIEFDVRLTGDGKLVVHHDDSFYANGSRYRLKALTLRELRRLHPLGKLVPTVEEVLRSFPEALLNVDVKEMDAVNGITKLLERYRATENTVFSSENPAVVRAILMECPECRVGLSIVGYSSVPWISRLRGITSVHVPIDAVSYIGYRPLVVLLRSLRRRGLKVYLWNYRMDERVWVPRLLSLVDVIISDNPARLRKSFYAEGVVFRGDSYVGTR, encoded by the coding sequence ATGGACAGTGGGGAACCTCCAATACTGGGCCACAGAGGCTTCAGGGGAAGGCTCGAAAACACTCTGCCAGCGTTCAGGAGGGCGCTCAGGTATGCGGATGGAATCGAGTTCGACGTCAGACTAACGGGTGATGGAAAGCTCGTGGTCCACCACGACGATTCATTTTACGCGAACGGCTCGCGGTACAGACTGAAGGCGCTGACCCTGAGGGAGCTGAGGAGACTGCACCCGCTGGGGAAACTTGTTCCCACAGTGGAAGAAGTTCTCCGCTCCTTCCCGGAGGCTCTTCTGAACGTGGACGTAAAAGAAATGGACGCCGTTAATGGCATAACGAAGCTCCTCGAACGATATAGGGCCACCGAAAACACAGTGTTCTCATCGGAGAACCCCGCGGTAGTCCGGGCCATACTCATGGAGTGTCCGGAATGCAGGGTGGGACTCTCGATAGTCGGATACTCCTCGGTTCCATGGATATCCCGCCTCAGGGGAATTACCTCAGTCCATGTGCCGATAGATGCAGTCTCATACATCGGCTATCGGCCGCTGGTGGTTCTTTTGAGGAGCCTCAGGCGGCGCGGGCTGAAGGTTTACCTCTGGAACTACCGGATGGACGAGAGGGTCTGGGTTCCAAGGCTACTGTCCCTGGTTGATGTCATTATATCAGATAACCCGGCAAGGCTTAGGAAAAGTTTTTACGCTGAAGGTGTAGTCTTTCGGGGCGATTCATATGTGGGAACGCGATAG
- a CDS encoding glycerophosphodiester phosphodiesterase family protein, producing MWERDRVVVLGHRGYMSAYPENSLLAFRKAIEAGADGIELDVWLTKDGEVIVMHDETIDRTSNMNGRQKEMTLEELKRADIGMGERIPTLEEVFEVLPRDALLNIELKDPDTAGEVAKIVAENNPDRVMVSSFIIDALREYRKHDRDTVMGLLIDREEVVPLIPKLKGELNLWSINVPMEAIPIIGFEKTVQALHWARSLGLRVALWTENDVLFYKDDNLARLKGLFDVVIANDVERMIEYLKTLGLR from the coding sequence ATGTGGGAACGCGATAGGGTTGTCGTCCTCGGACACAGGGGATACATGAGCGCATACCCGGAGAACAGCCTCCTGGCCTTCAGGAAGGCTATCGAAGCCGGTGCGGATGGAATCGAGCTGGACGTGTGGCTGACCAAGGATGGAGAGGTCATCGTCATGCACGACGAGACCATAGACAGGACGAGCAACATGAACGGAAGGCAGAAGGAGATGACCCTCGAAGAGCTCAAAAGGGCCGATATCGGCATGGGGGAGAGAATACCGACGCTTGAGGAGGTTTTTGAAGTTCTTCCCCGGGATGCCCTCCTCAACATCGAACTCAAAGACCCCGATACCGCGGGAGAGGTCGCAAAAATCGTGGCCGAAAACAACCCGGATAGGGTCATGGTATCCTCGTTCATCATAGATGCTCTCAGGGAGTACAGGAAGCACGATAGAGACACCGTGATGGGCCTTCTTATAGACCGTGAAGAGGTCGTCCCGCTGATTCCAAAGCTGAAGGGGGAACTCAACCTGTGGTCGATAAACGTGCCCATGGAGGCGATACCTATAATCGGCTTTGAGAAGACCGTGCAGGCCCTTCACTGGGCGCGCTCCCTCGGCCTCAGGGTGGCGCTCTGGACCGAGAACGACGTCCTGTTCTACAAAGACGACAACCTGGCCAGGCTAAAGGGGCTGTTTGACGTTGTCATAGCGAACGATGTGGAAAGAATGATTGAGTATCTTAAAACCCTTGGACTCAGGTAA